Proteins encoded within one genomic window of Paramisgurnus dabryanus chromosome 13, PD_genome_1.1, whole genome shotgun sequence:
- the trak1a gene encoding trafficking kinesin-binding protein 1 isoform X2: MALPLDHSNEEHFEFDSSSEILDISAISCFSSNNDDDADDEDLEGYTVEEVLCADRVGQMTKTYNDIDAVTRLLEEKERDLELAARIGQSLLKKNKTLSERNSFLEEQVEQIREEVSQLRHDLSMKDELLQFYTSAAEESDGDSASTTPIRRNDSSLCMSNYLPLDSLQKKLQDLEEENISLRSEANHLETETISYEEKEQQLVNDCVKELRDANLQISTIAEELARKTEDASRQQEEITHLLSQIVDLQKKAKSFALENEELTQHLGAAKDAQRALTSELRELEDKYAECMEMLHEAQEELKNFRNKTLPLSTPRRFHSLGLFPMDSLAAEIEGTMRKEIEMSDPEVEEQRLHPKRVFQTVRNVNQSVRQRSLGPSPLNIPGSNQTSCINSRGSSCRSTPRSSMYGGDGSEMDNRTSSLLLDTQSPHDGSNDSNRKPGTPGTPGSHDLAAALRRLSLRRDNYLSERLFFEEERERKLNALVEDKNLSYHERDCGSGSEDGGPLTPAESIMSLGTLHSVYSIYSTRSYLPEKLQIVKPLEGSATLHAWQQLAQPHLGGILDTRPGVVTKGFRPLELDMQEVYQFTDLEEDDPGLHSQSGISTSNLGSLPCSPASRQKSKIQEDHLGENLGVGPDQGEAGDKEVSSVHFPGKCMSHTSSTYTFTTCRILHPTDELTRVTPSLLSGPSLASCVLSNSSLRSTPVSTPCTPRRLSLAESFTNLRDSTKTTSTSLGLVRLLQDRGISAAVYNPHSWDRVDRAPASSTCSTSSHLGSDILPSTPPNSPSKSKPTSPVLPVGYSPSDPPYETFLASRPASSILKEVREADERARSDSQCQTEVSVQNLRLVDKVKRFSLAPRTLTPGPVVGMGRPGAPFGAHAAVTSPIAGLPVLNSGMRRNRSYPAMVGASMAMKGPGPPSEDLLLTHGRHRQTSLSEK, encoded by the exons TACTGTGTGCTGATCGAGTGGGCCAGATGACTAAAACATATAATGACATAGACGCCGTGACACGTCTCTTGGAAGAG AAAGAGCGAGATTTGGAGTTGGCTGCACGTATTGGTCAATCTCTGCtgaagaaaaataaaactcTGAGCGAGAGGAATTCCTTCCTGGAGGAGCAGGTGGAGCAGATACGAGAGGAG gtaTCTCAGCTACGTCATGATCTCTCAATGAAGGATGAACTCCTGCAGTTTTACACCAGTGCAGCAGAAGAGAGTGATGGAGATTCTGCTTCTACCACACC tattcgTCGTAATGACTCATCTCTCTGCATGTCAAATTATCTGCCTCTGGATTCACTGCAGAAGAAACTCCAAGACCTGGAGGAAGAGAATATCAGCCTCCGATCAGAG GCGAATCACCTGGAGACAGAGACCATCTCGTATGAAGAAAAGGAGCAACAGCTTGTAAATGACTGCGTTAAAGAGCTCA GAGATGCTAACTTGCAGATCTCCACCATCGCGGAGGAGTTGGCAAGAAAAACAGAGGACGCCTCCCGGCAGCAGGAAGAGATCACGCACCTTCTCTCTCAGATTGTGGACCTGCAGAAAAAAGCCAAATCT tttgcaCTTGAAAACGAAGAGCTCACTCAGCATCTGGGAGCTGCTAAAGACGCCCAAAGAGCCCTTACATCAGAG CTGAGGGAGTTGGAGGACAAGTATGCTGAATGTATGGAGATGCTTCATGAAGCTCAGGAGGAACTCAAGAACTTCAGGAATAAAACTCTGCCCCTCAGTACACCACGCCGATTCCACTCGCTCGGCCTTTTTCCAATG GATTCTTTAGCTGCTGAAATTGAAGGTACCATGAGGAAAGAGATTGAGATGTCTGATCCAGAAGTAGAGGAGCAAAG GTTGCACCCAAAGCGAGTCTTTCAAACAGTGCGTAACGTCAACCAATCCGTTCGACAGCGGTCCCTGGGTCCCTCCCCTCTGAACATCCCAGGGTCCAATCAGACATCCTGTATAAACTCGAGGGGATCAAGCTGTCGGAGCACGCCCAGATCAAGCATGTACGGAGGAGATGGAAGCGAAATGGACAACCGCACCAGTAGTCTACTGCTGGACACTCAGTCACCTCACGATGG CTCTAATGACTCCAACAGAAAGCCTGGCACACCTGGCACCCCCGGGTCCCATGACCTGGCGGCGGCACTGCGTCGTCTTTCCCTTCGCCGGGACAACTACCTAAGCGAGCGGCTTTTCTTTGAGGAGGAGCGAGAGAGGAAACTCAACGCCCTGGTTGAGGACAAGAACCTATCGTATCATGAGAGAGATTGTGGGAGTGGCAGTGAAGACGGTGGTCCTCTAACTCCAGCCGAGAGCATCATGTCTCTGGGGACCCTGCACTCGGTTTATTCCATCTACAGCACCCGATCCTATCTGCCCGAGAAACTTCAGATCGTCAAACCTCTGGAAG GTTCGGCCACTCTCCACGCATGGCAGCAGTTAGCTCAGCCCCACCTGGGTGGCATCCTTGACACCCGGCCCGGTGTGGTGACCAAGGGCTTCCGTCCCCTCGAGCTGGACATGCAGGAGGTGTACCAGTTCACAGACCTGGAGGAAGACGATCCAGGACTGCATTCCCAATCCGGCATCTCTACCTCTAACCTGGGCTCTCTGCCTTGCTCACCTGCTTCCCGACAAAAATCCAAAATCCAAGAGGATCATCTCGGAGAGAACCTTGGTGTGGGGCCAGACCAAGGGGAGGCAGGAGATAAGGAGGTCTCATCTG TGCATTTCCCTGGTAAATGTATGTCACACACCAGTTCAACGTACACCTTCACCACCTGCAGGATACTTCACCCTACAGATGAGCTCACCAGAGTCACACCCAG CCTGTTGTCAGGTCCTTCGCTGGCCTCCTGCGTGTTGTCCAACAGCAGTCTGCGTTCAACCCCCGTGTCAACCCCCTGCACACCTCGCCGGCTCAGCCTGGCGGAGAGCTTCACCAACCTCCGTGACTCTACAAAAACCACCAGTACCTCTCTGGGCCTAGTGCGCCTCCTACAGGACAGAGGTATATCTGCTGCCGTCTATAACCCTCACAGCTGGGACCGGGTGGATCGAGCCCCTGCATCATCTACCTGTTCGACATCCTCTCATCTGGGTTCGGATATTCTTCCCTCCACCCCTCCCAACTCGCCCAGCAAATCGAAACCCACCAGTCCAGTGTTGCCTGTAGGCTACAGTCCCTCAGACCCCCCTTACGAAACCTTTCTGGCTTCGCGGCCAGCCAGCTCCATTCTAAAAGAAGTGCGTGAAGCAGACGAAAGGGCTCGATCGGACTCGCAGTGTCAGACTGAGGTTAGTGTGCAAAACCTTCGACTGGTGGACAAGGTGAAGAGGTTTAGCCTGGCTCCCAGAACGCTTACCCCGGGGCCCGTGGTGGGGATGGGGAGACCGGGAGCACCGTTTGGTGCCCACGCTGCGGTGACCTCACCCATAGCAGGACTGCCAGTGCTAAACTCAGGGATGAGAAGAAACCGCAGTTACCCGGCTATGGTTGGGGCTAGTATGGCTATGAAGGGCCCGGGGCCACCCAGTGAGGATCTGCTATTGACCCATGGGCGACATAGACAAACTAGTCTCAGTGAAAAGTGA
- the trak1a gene encoding trafficking kinesin-binding protein 1 isoform X6, translating to MNVCNSTDLPEVEIISLLEEQLPHYKLRADTIYGYDHDDWLHTPLISPDAALDLTTEQIEETLKYFLLCADRVGQMTKTYNDIDAVTRLLEEKERDLELAARIGQSLLKKNKTLSERNSFLEEQVEQIREEVSQLRHDLSMKDELLQFYTSAAEESDGDSASTTPIRRNDSSLCMSNYLPLDSLQKKLQDLEEENISLRSEANHLETETISYEEKEQQLVNDCVKELRDANLQISTIAEELARKTEDASRQQEEITHLLSQIVDLQKKAKSFALENEELTQHLGAAKDAQRALTSELRELEDKYAECMEMLHEAQEELKNFRNKTLPLSTPRRFHSLGLFPMDSLAAEIEGTMRKEIEMSDPEVEEQRLHPKRVFQTVRNVNQSVRQRSLGPSPLNIPGSNQTSCINSRGSSCRSTPRSSMYGGDGSEMDNRTSSLLLDTQSPHDGSNDSNRKPGTPGTPGSHDLAAALRRLSLRRDNYLSERLFFEEERERKLNALVEDKNLSYHERDCGSGSEDGGPLTPAESIMSLGTLHSVYSIYSTRSYLPEKLQIVKPLEGSATLHAWQQLAQPHLGGILDTRPGVVTKGFRPLELDMQEVYQFTDLEEDDPGLHSQSGISTSNLGSLPCSPASRQKSKIQEDHLGENLGVGPDQGEAGDKEVSSVHFPGKCMSHTSSTYTFTTCRILHPTDELTRVTPRSYDEDEHEEAHLYHVVLVTDIEHAH from the exons TACTGTGTGCTGATCGAGTGGGCCAGATGACTAAAACATATAATGACATAGACGCCGTGACACGTCTCTTGGAAGAG AAAGAGCGAGATTTGGAGTTGGCTGCACGTATTGGTCAATCTCTGCtgaagaaaaataaaactcTGAGCGAGAGGAATTCCTTCCTGGAGGAGCAGGTGGAGCAGATACGAGAGGAG gtaTCTCAGCTACGTCATGATCTCTCAATGAAGGATGAACTCCTGCAGTTTTACACCAGTGCAGCAGAAGAGAGTGATGGAGATTCTGCTTCTACCACACC tattcgTCGTAATGACTCATCTCTCTGCATGTCAAATTATCTGCCTCTGGATTCACTGCAGAAGAAACTCCAAGACCTGGAGGAAGAGAATATCAGCCTCCGATCAGAG GCGAATCACCTGGAGACAGAGACCATCTCGTATGAAGAAAAGGAGCAACAGCTTGTAAATGACTGCGTTAAAGAGCTCA GAGATGCTAACTTGCAGATCTCCACCATCGCGGAGGAGTTGGCAAGAAAAACAGAGGACGCCTCCCGGCAGCAGGAAGAGATCACGCACCTTCTCTCTCAGATTGTGGACCTGCAGAAAAAAGCCAAATCT tttgcaCTTGAAAACGAAGAGCTCACTCAGCATCTGGGAGCTGCTAAAGACGCCCAAAGAGCCCTTACATCAGAG CTGAGGGAGTTGGAGGACAAGTATGCTGAATGTATGGAGATGCTTCATGAAGCTCAGGAGGAACTCAAGAACTTCAGGAATAAAACTCTGCCCCTCAGTACACCACGCCGATTCCACTCGCTCGGCCTTTTTCCAATG GATTCTTTAGCTGCTGAAATTGAAGGTACCATGAGGAAAGAGATTGAGATGTCTGATCCAGAAGTAGAGGAGCAAAG GTTGCACCCAAAGCGAGTCTTTCAAACAGTGCGTAACGTCAACCAATCCGTTCGACAGCGGTCCCTGGGTCCCTCCCCTCTGAACATCCCAGGGTCCAATCAGACATCCTGTATAAACTCGAGGGGATCAAGCTGTCGGAGCACGCCCAGATCAAGCATGTACGGAGGAGATGGAAGCGAAATGGACAACCGCACCAGTAGTCTACTGCTGGACACTCAGTCACCTCACGATGG CTCTAATGACTCCAACAGAAAGCCTGGCACACCTGGCACCCCCGGGTCCCATGACCTGGCGGCGGCACTGCGTCGTCTTTCCCTTCGCCGGGACAACTACCTAAGCGAGCGGCTTTTCTTTGAGGAGGAGCGAGAGAGGAAACTCAACGCCCTGGTTGAGGACAAGAACCTATCGTATCATGAGAGAGATTGTGGGAGTGGCAGTGAAGACGGTGGTCCTCTAACTCCAGCCGAGAGCATCATGTCTCTGGGGACCCTGCACTCGGTTTATTCCATCTACAGCACCCGATCCTATCTGCCCGAGAAACTTCAGATCGTCAAACCTCTGGAAG GTTCGGCCACTCTCCACGCATGGCAGCAGTTAGCTCAGCCCCACCTGGGTGGCATCCTTGACACCCGGCCCGGTGTGGTGACCAAGGGCTTCCGTCCCCTCGAGCTGGACATGCAGGAGGTGTACCAGTTCACAGACCTGGAGGAAGACGATCCAGGACTGCATTCCCAATCCGGCATCTCTACCTCTAACCTGGGCTCTCTGCCTTGCTCACCTGCTTCCCGACAAAAATCCAAAATCCAAGAGGATCATCTCGGAGAGAACCTTGGTGTGGGGCCAGACCAAGGGGAGGCAGGAGATAAGGAGGTCTCATCTG TGCATTTCCCTGGTAAATGTATGTCACACACCAGTTCAACGTACACCTTCACCACCTGCAGGATACTTCACCCTACAGATGAGCTCACCAGAGTCACACCCAG GTCATACGACGAGGATGAGCATGAGGAGGCCCATCTCTATCATGTTGTTTTAGTGACGGACATTGAACATGCTCACTAA
- the trak1a gene encoding trafficking kinesin-binding protein 1 isoform X3: MQRFVEADYYELDWYYEECADVLCADRVGQMTKTYNDIDAVTRLLEEKERDLELAARIGQSLLKKNKTLSERNSFLEEQVEQIREEVSQLRHDLSMKDELLQFYTSAAEESDGDSASTTPIRRNDSSLCMSNYLPLDSLQKKLQDLEEENISLRSEANHLETETISYEEKEQQLVNDCVKELRDANLQISTIAEELARKTEDASRQQEEITHLLSQIVDLQKKAKSFALENEELTQHLGAAKDAQRALTSELRELEDKYAECMEMLHEAQEELKNFRNKTLPLSTPRRFHSLGLFPMDSLAAEIEGTMRKEIEMSDPEVEEQRLHPKRVFQTVRNVNQSVRQRSLGPSPLNIPGSNQTSCINSRGSSCRSTPRSSMYGGDGSEMDNRTSSLLLDTQSPHDGSNDSNRKPGTPGTPGSHDLAAALRRLSLRRDNYLSERLFFEEERERKLNALVEDKNLSYHERDCGSGSEDGGPLTPAESIMSLGTLHSVYSIYSTRSYLPEKLQIVKPLEGSATLHAWQQLAQPHLGGILDTRPGVVTKGFRPLELDMQEVYQFTDLEEDDPGLHSQSGISTSNLGSLPCSPASRQKSKIQEDHLGENLGVGPDQGEAGDKEVSSVHFPGKCMSHTSSTYTFTTCRILHPTDELTRVTPSLLSGPSLASCVLSNSSLRSTPVSTPCTPRRLSLAESFTNLRDSTKTTSTSLGLVRLLQDRGISAAVYNPHSWDRVDRAPASSTCSTSSHLGSDILPSTPPNSPSKSKPTSPVLPVGYSPSDPPYETFLASRPASSILKEVREADERARSDSQCQTEVSVQNLRLVDKVKRFSLAPRTLTPGPVVGMGRPGAPFGAHAAVTSPIAGLPVLNSGMRRNRSYPAMVGASMAMKGPGPPSEDLLLTHGRHRQTSLSEK, encoded by the exons TACTGTGTGCTGATCGAGTGGGCCAGATGACTAAAACATATAATGACATAGACGCCGTGACACGTCTCTTGGAAGAG AAAGAGCGAGATTTGGAGTTGGCTGCACGTATTGGTCAATCTCTGCtgaagaaaaataaaactcTGAGCGAGAGGAATTCCTTCCTGGAGGAGCAGGTGGAGCAGATACGAGAGGAG gtaTCTCAGCTACGTCATGATCTCTCAATGAAGGATGAACTCCTGCAGTTTTACACCAGTGCAGCAGAAGAGAGTGATGGAGATTCTGCTTCTACCACACC tattcgTCGTAATGACTCATCTCTCTGCATGTCAAATTATCTGCCTCTGGATTCACTGCAGAAGAAACTCCAAGACCTGGAGGAAGAGAATATCAGCCTCCGATCAGAG GCGAATCACCTGGAGACAGAGACCATCTCGTATGAAGAAAAGGAGCAACAGCTTGTAAATGACTGCGTTAAAGAGCTCA GAGATGCTAACTTGCAGATCTCCACCATCGCGGAGGAGTTGGCAAGAAAAACAGAGGACGCCTCCCGGCAGCAGGAAGAGATCACGCACCTTCTCTCTCAGATTGTGGACCTGCAGAAAAAAGCCAAATCT tttgcaCTTGAAAACGAAGAGCTCACTCAGCATCTGGGAGCTGCTAAAGACGCCCAAAGAGCCCTTACATCAGAG CTGAGGGAGTTGGAGGACAAGTATGCTGAATGTATGGAGATGCTTCATGAAGCTCAGGAGGAACTCAAGAACTTCAGGAATAAAACTCTGCCCCTCAGTACACCACGCCGATTCCACTCGCTCGGCCTTTTTCCAATG GATTCTTTAGCTGCTGAAATTGAAGGTACCATGAGGAAAGAGATTGAGATGTCTGATCCAGAAGTAGAGGAGCAAAG GTTGCACCCAAAGCGAGTCTTTCAAACAGTGCGTAACGTCAACCAATCCGTTCGACAGCGGTCCCTGGGTCCCTCCCCTCTGAACATCCCAGGGTCCAATCAGACATCCTGTATAAACTCGAGGGGATCAAGCTGTCGGAGCACGCCCAGATCAAGCATGTACGGAGGAGATGGAAGCGAAATGGACAACCGCACCAGTAGTCTACTGCTGGACACTCAGTCACCTCACGATGG CTCTAATGACTCCAACAGAAAGCCTGGCACACCTGGCACCCCCGGGTCCCATGACCTGGCGGCGGCACTGCGTCGTCTTTCCCTTCGCCGGGACAACTACCTAAGCGAGCGGCTTTTCTTTGAGGAGGAGCGAGAGAGGAAACTCAACGCCCTGGTTGAGGACAAGAACCTATCGTATCATGAGAGAGATTGTGGGAGTGGCAGTGAAGACGGTGGTCCTCTAACTCCAGCCGAGAGCATCATGTCTCTGGGGACCCTGCACTCGGTTTATTCCATCTACAGCACCCGATCCTATCTGCCCGAGAAACTTCAGATCGTCAAACCTCTGGAAG GTTCGGCCACTCTCCACGCATGGCAGCAGTTAGCTCAGCCCCACCTGGGTGGCATCCTTGACACCCGGCCCGGTGTGGTGACCAAGGGCTTCCGTCCCCTCGAGCTGGACATGCAGGAGGTGTACCAGTTCACAGACCTGGAGGAAGACGATCCAGGACTGCATTCCCAATCCGGCATCTCTACCTCTAACCTGGGCTCTCTGCCTTGCTCACCTGCTTCCCGACAAAAATCCAAAATCCAAGAGGATCATCTCGGAGAGAACCTTGGTGTGGGGCCAGACCAAGGGGAGGCAGGAGATAAGGAGGTCTCATCTG TGCATTTCCCTGGTAAATGTATGTCACACACCAGTTCAACGTACACCTTCACCACCTGCAGGATACTTCACCCTACAGATGAGCTCACCAGAGTCACACCCAG CCTGTTGTCAGGTCCTTCGCTGGCCTCCTGCGTGTTGTCCAACAGCAGTCTGCGTTCAACCCCCGTGTCAACCCCCTGCACACCTCGCCGGCTCAGCCTGGCGGAGAGCTTCACCAACCTCCGTGACTCTACAAAAACCACCAGTACCTCTCTGGGCCTAGTGCGCCTCCTACAGGACAGAGGTATATCTGCTGCCGTCTATAACCCTCACAGCTGGGACCGGGTGGATCGAGCCCCTGCATCATCTACCTGTTCGACATCCTCTCATCTGGGTTCGGATATTCTTCCCTCCACCCCTCCCAACTCGCCCAGCAAATCGAAACCCACCAGTCCAGTGTTGCCTGTAGGCTACAGTCCCTCAGACCCCCCTTACGAAACCTTTCTGGCTTCGCGGCCAGCCAGCTCCATTCTAAAAGAAGTGCGTGAAGCAGACGAAAGGGCTCGATCGGACTCGCAGTGTCAGACTGAGGTTAGTGTGCAAAACCTTCGACTGGTGGACAAGGTGAAGAGGTTTAGCCTGGCTCCCAGAACGCTTACCCCGGGGCCCGTGGTGGGGATGGGGAGACCGGGAGCACCGTTTGGTGCCCACGCTGCGGTGACCTCACCCATAGCAGGACTGCCAGTGCTAAACTCAGGGATGAGAAGAAACCGCAGTTACCCGGCTATGGTTGGGGCTAGTATGGCTATGAAGGGCCCGGGGCCACCCAGTGAGGATCTGCTATTGACCCATGGGCGACATAGACAAACTAGTCTCAGTGAAAAGTGA
- the trak1a gene encoding trafficking kinesin-binding protein 1 isoform X1 has translation MNVCNSTDLPEVEIISLLEEQLPHYKLRADTIYGYDHDDWLHTPLISPDAALDLTTEQIEETLKYFLLCADRVGQMTKTYNDIDAVTRLLEEKERDLELAARIGQSLLKKNKTLSERNSFLEEQVEQIREEVSQLRHDLSMKDELLQFYTSAAEESDGDSASTTPIRRNDSSLCMSNYLPLDSLQKKLQDLEEENISLRSEANHLETETISYEEKEQQLVNDCVKELRDANLQISTIAEELARKTEDASRQQEEITHLLSQIVDLQKKAKSFALENEELTQHLGAAKDAQRALTSELRELEDKYAECMEMLHEAQEELKNFRNKTLPLSTPRRFHSLGLFPMDSLAAEIEGTMRKEIEMSDPEVEEQRLHPKRVFQTVRNVNQSVRQRSLGPSPLNIPGSNQTSCINSRGSSCRSTPRSSMYGGDGSEMDNRTSSLLLDTQSPHDGSNDSNRKPGTPGTPGSHDLAAALRRLSLRRDNYLSERLFFEEERERKLNALVEDKNLSYHERDCGSGSEDGGPLTPAESIMSLGTLHSVYSIYSTRSYLPEKLQIVKPLEGSATLHAWQQLAQPHLGGILDTRPGVVTKGFRPLELDMQEVYQFTDLEEDDPGLHSQSGISTSNLGSLPCSPASRQKSKIQEDHLGENLGVGPDQGEAGDKEVSSVHFPGKCMSHTSSTYTFTTCRILHPTDELTRVTPSLLSGPSLASCVLSNSSLRSTPVSTPCTPRRLSLAESFTNLRDSTKTTSTSLGLVRLLQDRGISAAVYNPHSWDRVDRAPASSTCSTSSHLGSDILPSTPPNSPSKSKPTSPVLPVGYSPSDPPYETFLASRPASSILKEVREADERARSDSQCQTEVSVQNLRLVDKVKRFSLAPRTLTPGPVVGMGRPGAPFGAHAAVTSPIAGLPVLNSGMRRNRSYPAMVGASMAMKGPGPPSEDLLLTHGRHRQTSLSEK, from the exons TACTGTGTGCTGATCGAGTGGGCCAGATGACTAAAACATATAATGACATAGACGCCGTGACACGTCTCTTGGAAGAG AAAGAGCGAGATTTGGAGTTGGCTGCACGTATTGGTCAATCTCTGCtgaagaaaaataaaactcTGAGCGAGAGGAATTCCTTCCTGGAGGAGCAGGTGGAGCAGATACGAGAGGAG gtaTCTCAGCTACGTCATGATCTCTCAATGAAGGATGAACTCCTGCAGTTTTACACCAGTGCAGCAGAAGAGAGTGATGGAGATTCTGCTTCTACCACACC tattcgTCGTAATGACTCATCTCTCTGCATGTCAAATTATCTGCCTCTGGATTCACTGCAGAAGAAACTCCAAGACCTGGAGGAAGAGAATATCAGCCTCCGATCAGAG GCGAATCACCTGGAGACAGAGACCATCTCGTATGAAGAAAAGGAGCAACAGCTTGTAAATGACTGCGTTAAAGAGCTCA GAGATGCTAACTTGCAGATCTCCACCATCGCGGAGGAGTTGGCAAGAAAAACAGAGGACGCCTCCCGGCAGCAGGAAGAGATCACGCACCTTCTCTCTCAGATTGTGGACCTGCAGAAAAAAGCCAAATCT tttgcaCTTGAAAACGAAGAGCTCACTCAGCATCTGGGAGCTGCTAAAGACGCCCAAAGAGCCCTTACATCAGAG CTGAGGGAGTTGGAGGACAAGTATGCTGAATGTATGGAGATGCTTCATGAAGCTCAGGAGGAACTCAAGAACTTCAGGAATAAAACTCTGCCCCTCAGTACACCACGCCGATTCCACTCGCTCGGCCTTTTTCCAATG GATTCTTTAGCTGCTGAAATTGAAGGTACCATGAGGAAAGAGATTGAGATGTCTGATCCAGAAGTAGAGGAGCAAAG GTTGCACCCAAAGCGAGTCTTTCAAACAGTGCGTAACGTCAACCAATCCGTTCGACAGCGGTCCCTGGGTCCCTCCCCTCTGAACATCCCAGGGTCCAATCAGACATCCTGTATAAACTCGAGGGGATCAAGCTGTCGGAGCACGCCCAGATCAAGCATGTACGGAGGAGATGGAAGCGAAATGGACAACCGCACCAGTAGTCTACTGCTGGACACTCAGTCACCTCACGATGG CTCTAATGACTCCAACAGAAAGCCTGGCACACCTGGCACCCCCGGGTCCCATGACCTGGCGGCGGCACTGCGTCGTCTTTCCCTTCGCCGGGACAACTACCTAAGCGAGCGGCTTTTCTTTGAGGAGGAGCGAGAGAGGAAACTCAACGCCCTGGTTGAGGACAAGAACCTATCGTATCATGAGAGAGATTGTGGGAGTGGCAGTGAAGACGGTGGTCCTCTAACTCCAGCCGAGAGCATCATGTCTCTGGGGACCCTGCACTCGGTTTATTCCATCTACAGCACCCGATCCTATCTGCCCGAGAAACTTCAGATCGTCAAACCTCTGGAAG GTTCGGCCACTCTCCACGCATGGCAGCAGTTAGCTCAGCCCCACCTGGGTGGCATCCTTGACACCCGGCCCGGTGTGGTGACCAAGGGCTTCCGTCCCCTCGAGCTGGACATGCAGGAGGTGTACCAGTTCACAGACCTGGAGGAAGACGATCCAGGACTGCATTCCCAATCCGGCATCTCTACCTCTAACCTGGGCTCTCTGCCTTGCTCACCTGCTTCCCGACAAAAATCCAAAATCCAAGAGGATCATCTCGGAGAGAACCTTGGTGTGGGGCCAGACCAAGGGGAGGCAGGAGATAAGGAGGTCTCATCTG TGCATTTCCCTGGTAAATGTATGTCACACACCAGTTCAACGTACACCTTCACCACCTGCAGGATACTTCACCCTACAGATGAGCTCACCAGAGTCACACCCAG CCTGTTGTCAGGTCCTTCGCTGGCCTCCTGCGTGTTGTCCAACAGCAGTCTGCGTTCAACCCCCGTGTCAACCCCCTGCACACCTCGCCGGCTCAGCCTGGCGGAGAGCTTCACCAACCTCCGTGACTCTACAAAAACCACCAGTACCTCTCTGGGCCTAGTGCGCCTCCTACAGGACAGAGGTATATCTGCTGCCGTCTATAACCCTCACAGCTGGGACCGGGTGGATCGAGCCCCTGCATCATCTACCTGTTCGACATCCTCTCATCTGGGTTCGGATATTCTTCCCTCCACCCCTCCCAACTCGCCCAGCAAATCGAAACCCACCAGTCCAGTGTTGCCTGTAGGCTACAGTCCCTCAGACCCCCCTTACGAAACCTTTCTGGCTTCGCGGCCAGCCAGCTCCATTCTAAAAGAAGTGCGTGAAGCAGACGAAAGGGCTCGATCGGACTCGCAGTGTCAGACTGAGGTTAGTGTGCAAAACCTTCGACTGGTGGACAAGGTGAAGAGGTTTAGCCTGGCTCCCAGAACGCTTACCCCGGGGCCCGTGGTGGGGATGGGGAGACCGGGAGCACCGTTTGGTGCCCACGCTGCGGTGACCTCACCCATAGCAGGACTGCCAGTGCTAAACTCAGGGATGAGAAGAAACCGCAGTTACCCGGCTATGGTTGGGGCTAGTATGGCTATGAAGGGCCCGGGGCCACCCAGTGAGGATCTGCTATTGACCCATGGGCGACATAGACAAACTAGTCTCAGTGAAAAGTGA